One window from the genome of Nicotiana sylvestris chromosome 9, ASM39365v2, whole genome shotgun sequence encodes:
- the LOC104231936 gene encoding zinc finger A20 and AN1 domain-containing stress-associated protein 5: protein MAQRTEKEETEFKAVPETITLCVNNCGVTGNPATNNMCQKCFNATTAATSTSASSPTGSAVTIPHKFAEKLARSERSARFSSLRSSPERKSDLERTSQHLTVKEDKLKESEPPAKREVNRCSGCRRKVGLTGFRCRCGELFCGEHRYSDRHDCSYDYKSAGRDAIARENPVVKAAKIIKV, encoded by the coding sequence atggCTCAGAGAACGGAGAAAGAAGAGACGGAGTTCAAGGCCGTACCTGAAACGATAACGCTTTGCGTCAATAATTGTGGAGTCACCGGAAATCCAGCCACCAATAATATGTGTCAAAAATGCTTCAACGCCACCACCGCTGCTACCTCAACTTCCGCCAGCTCGCCGACAGGGTCGGCGGTCACCATTCCTCACAAGTTCGCTGAGAAATTGGCTAGATCTGAAAGATCGGCTCGATTTAGCTCGTTGAGGTCGTCGCCGGAGAGGAAGTCCGATCTGGAAAGAACAAGTCAACATCTGACGGTAAAGGAGGATAAACTGAAGGAAAGCGAACCGCCGGCTAAGAGAGAGGTGAATCGTTGCTCCGGTTGTCGGAGGAAGGTAGGGTTGACCGGATTCCGGTGCCGGTGCGGCGAATTGTTCTGCGGTGAACACCGGTACTCGGATCGTCATGACTGTAGCTACGACTACAAATCCGCCGGCCGAGACGCGATCGCGAGGGAGAATCCGGTCGTCAAAGCAGCGAAAATCATTAaggtttaa
- the LOC138878124 gene encoding uncharacterized protein — protein MDNMSLKTKSEEEEEEKKCRLAKVFEKYIDLIFEPAKILQKRKVNIACVRETRWAGSKARNVDGYKLWYSGVVRGKNGVGILVDRDLRESVVEVKRVNDRLMFIKLVISECTFNVVSAYAPQTGLDEEVKWRFLLEGILMVILGQLLVVMARCMAALALGIGMDEREEHLVTFQSSAVKTQIDYLLLRRYDRGLCKDCKVIPGETLATQHGLLVMDVGIMMKRKKRYARDRPRIRWGALTKDKT, from the exons ATGGATAATATg AGTCTAAAAACAAagtctgaagaagaagaagaagaaaaaaagtgtAGACTGGCTAAAGTTTTTGAGAAATATATAGATTTGATATTTGAGCCGGCTAAAATTCTCCAGAAGAGGAAGGTTAATATAGCTTGTGTCCGGGAGACTAGGTGGGCAGGGTCGAAGGCGAGGAATGTGGacgggtataagttgtggtactctggagtcgtaaggggtaagaatggagtgggtatcttgGTGGATAGGGATCTTAGAGAGTCTGTGGTGGAGGTTAAGCGAGTGAACGATAGGCTAATGTTTATTAAGTTGGTGATTAGTGAGTGCACCTTCAATGTAGTTAGCGCTTACGCGCCGCAAACGGGCTTAGATGAGGAGGTTAAGTGGCGCTTTTTATTGGAGGGAATTttaatggtcatattgggtcagcTGTTGGTAGTTATGgcgaggtgcatggcggctttagCCTTGGGGATAGGAATGGATGAG AGGGAGGAGCATCTGGTTACTTTTCAAAGTTCGGCGGTgaagactcagattgattatCTTCTCCTCAGAAGGTATGATAGAGGATTGTGCAaggattgcaaggttatcccGGGAGAGACCCTCGCGACTCAGCATGGGCTCTTAGTGATGGACGTCGGCATTatgatgaagaggaagaagaggtatGCTCGTGACCGACCGAGGATTAGATGGGGAGCTTTAACCAAGGATAAAACCTAG